One Plasmodium malariae genome assembly, chromosome: 3 genomic window, acgttatgcatatatatgaatgaattGAAATTGTATCATTTTACTtaaagttaattttttataaaaaatattaattataaaattttgtagcatacttctttattatttttttgacttataaacatatgctatatatgttaattttttaataaaaaatatttaaaaaaataaaagaggtatttttttattgttataagtatatagctttttgttaattttttctttattgcataaattacaatattatatatgtataacatGGAACAAAGAAttaagtttatattttttattaaaatttctgtGTTTATCCTTTCATATTGGATATGTCAATTTTACAGTGTTATGGTATGATAATACGTTTTGAAGGAATTTGTagtattcatatttttgttgtttattttcattaattattttttttttgtatgggaatatttatccattttatatatgaaaagtttatatttttttttttagatcaattttaacaaatttttggatgagtattatttttgtagaaaattaaatacaagAATTTATCGATTATtaggaaattataaaaagtacatttattcatatattggCGATTTAGAATTAAACATACCATATAACACAAAGAAGAAGAACGAAAAATTACTTACAATAGATAATCATAAATTGgacaaagaaaaaagagaaacatTACATAGATGCTTATTatttaaggaaaaattaattaagagacttatgaaaaataaatgtaccaTGTTACATAAATCATATAAccattatgaaaaaaaaataatgaatggactagatgataaatatttttttaaaaaaatgatattaattaatgataTGGATtacgaaaaattaaaacgcaaaaaatacaaattacgaattttcttacttttattattgttcataCTTGTATTAAGTATACCTATAATAGATTTATCATTAGGGAACTTTAAAGATATAGGtggtttattaaataaattatgtagtTTATTAGGATATAGTGGGAATCAAGTTGAATCTCCTGGACCTACTTTGGATGGTTTTGATGGTTTCTTGTCATTGACAtgtaaattgaaaaattttacagGAATCAAAATATTTGGTATTCTAACGTATTGTTTACCTATTTTAATATTGggtattttaattatacgtggaattttttattattataataatgttataaaacataaaaaaattaagtttttAGAAGAGTTCAATGAATGGTAAgaaataagtatatttctataaaGAAACCTTTAATGTTATATGCTATGTGTAATACTTTTAATgacttattaaatataagaataattgcatatattttatacatgaacatgtatatatgtcgttatatttatacataaatgtaaaaaaattatgttatttttattgtgaATTTGAAtgtttgaaaattttttaatttataatttaatatatttcttgaGCATAAATATTGTggcttaatatatttatattatagttaatatgaaaaattcaaccaaaattatatgtttgtatattaaaattaatatattacagcagaattaatattattttattgaattcatatttttaattttcattttaacaacaaatattgttcttttatattttgtatccTTTTCTAGTAAcaatcattattttttcaggttattattaaaaggaattattatttttaaattaaaaattaacatgcctttttttgtatataatgaaGGGAACTGATTAtgtttattgtatttataatatattttttttttttaactataatatagtatttaaaatttcattattttttctttgttcttaatttcttaatttatttgctgaaagaataatatttttttaaaagaaatgtaaaataaaattttatataggATTTTTACAGAAAATTTTTGCGATTATGCTAATTTTTTGATTGTCGTTTTCTAGCTTACACCAAATATATTGCAGGAATTATTGAAcaaatcatattttttgctgtaagtattattaaaaaaaagaatttttatttatgtgtattatatgtttaatcACTAtctgtaaaattattttactgaCAAAATATGTTTGTAAATGTCCAAACGAAAACTATTATATGATCTCTAATATTGtcaataaaaatgttactAAGTAATGTATTAAGGTAAATCATATTGTTACACTTCCTTATTtctaatttacatataaaaaaatgtatattcatCTTACAGGTACATCTATAATTTTTCggatatattttaattatggtAGTATGAAATAGCCATTAAATAGTTTTACtgtatccttttttttttatatttgtaatatattaatactgcttcagatatatgtatgtaggtaaaatataaaaacattatagggattaatttaaaaaatccccatttagaaataatggtaagaattaaatttaattatgaataaaaatttttaaaaatatgacataaaaataaaaaataaatctttatttactttttaaatatatgcattttatcataatttgaatagtacattataaattgaactttctaaatatattgtaaaacTTAAGCTAATATACCTGTTTTTTtgacaaataaaaaatgggttatattttacaaaacaaataaaattgtgCATGTTATTGACtacttaattaaatattacaattattgTTTAACTAGAatagttaatattttattaaaaaaataacacgTTCTTTCAAAGtgtaacatattaaaaattataattaataatcgGAAAACATCATTCAAATTAGAAATTACTAtcctaatatataaaatactacaatagatatatattctatacgTTTAATGATGTAAGTTAAATgagtttttataaatgttaatatatcacatgttttttcattactttgaaaaatttcaataaaaataaacttcTAAATATTCgactatattaaataattaacctatactttttaaatatatatgaatggattaatattatagcattttatttaaagttattttttttattaataatgtaaatattaaatgtttataatatatttttaaaggtattttattttcgtagacattataaaatgatctttagttataaatatattattatataagaagaaataacaaaaaaaaaaaattgaaaaaacatACATAGTACACTTATACATTGAatgtataatacatattataaatttaattctttcgtaatatattttaactttgAAAAACTATATgataaagcaaaaaattatggtgtttttatttattaaaattttaacgtTTATACTACTACCTTGGATATGTCTCTTTTGCAATGACAttgtatgataatattattcaaaacatttgtattatttattttgtaactatttacttttattaattcttttatttaggatgagaatatttttccatttgaatacgaaatatttacattttttttttttttagagctctttaaataaaaatttggtTGAAAAATGCAGTCTCAGTAGAAAATTACATTCAAGAAACTATCGATTATTAGCTAAATATAAACAGGATAAGGATTcaattattgaaaattttaaagaagaaGTGCCAAATAATGaattgaaagaaaaaaaaattatatctaatattaaaaaaggaacaaataaaaaagataagcaATCATGTAAAAGTTCATTAGATATTAAGAAACACAATAGAAATgttgagaaaaataaatgtggTATAcctaaaacaaaaaaatatttcgattttgaaaaaaaaatatttaaaaaacttaaTTATGAAGATTACGTTAAAAATATCAgaattattgaaaataaggaatataaagaattaacACGTAAAAAACGCAGAATACGAACTGCTTtacttttgttatttttttttgtattgaTACTACCAATATTAGATCTTtcattagaaaaaattacagATGGTGGTTTGTTGGGTTTATTAGGGTTGTTATCTCCAATTGGATCTGCAGATGCTAGAGGAACGCTTGGGGTAGAGGGACATCTAGTTACACTGTTAAGTGAAGGTACTTGgggtaatattaaaaaaatatatttatcaacACTTTTCTTTTATGGAATACCTTTCCTTctatttgttattatatttatattagggatggtttattactataaaaaagttataaaatatgaaaatattaagttcACAAAAAGATTAAATAAGAAGTAATACGCGCACACCTGTCAAGattaatttaacatatatagtCATATCTTTAGTGTAATACTTATCTACGATAACAAtaactatttatattttataaacacGACTATGTATGCCAGTATTTTTATCGGGAagtagtaaaaaattatgttcttagttcttttgataatttgaatttttcactgtttaaatattattcaatttatattttacggAATGACTTCAGCTTAactaaataatttgtttatatatacacatctTTCTGTTAAAATAAGTtacatgaataatatatatatatatatatatagacatacgttaatattaatatataattgaatTATTCATGTAATTTCATTGGAGTgtgttaatttataattcacTAAAATGTTTTGCTGTATGTTTTTTATCTGattttaatgtaaaatgattatttgtttagattatgaagaaaatgtattattattgttatgtTAACAATAAATGTGTCTTTTTTGAaagcattatatatatatataaataattattgttacagtagtacgtatgtatattttttttaccaaaacaaaatgttaataattattctataaaatatattttgtacgaaatattttataaaaggtactaattatataaatacttttaactaaattttttatacagTCTAATtgtgaaattataaatatataatgaaataatgtaCTTCATAAATAAGGATTATTTATAACTGCTTAAAAACCATGTGATTCTAAATCATTATAATTAAGTGAAGTTTTTGAACCAACcgttatattattcttttattttattatagtgCTTACTCAGAGATTCGTAAATTActagaatatttattatgttgaaaatttatatataggtaatctatatattttatttattttttacatcattaaaaaattaaattaatgaaaataattaacatattattagcatataatttattgtaCCGTTTTCtaaatatcttttatatGGGATTAGATAATGGAAAGCTTATACATAATTTCTTAATAGGAGTCACGCTATTATTTTCGTATTCCCCtaataattacattaaatataatgaatactTTAATTCTTGGATTTTgacataattattaaatttaaaacagTGAAtgacttatttttattaataatttatattatctgttttgtttttttatacaagttttttctaatttttttattatgtttttttggATGTATTACTTTATAACCTCGTTATAATTGTAGTTGGGCACTTACTTTATTATCTACTATGCAAAGATATTATCTAATACGCATTATGAGAATTATTTAAGTGTTATTATGAATTCatctatatttaatatttaattttttattaatttttataaatatactaaatttttatatttactcataatatattcaataaaCTAGCTAAATTATAACTATATTGAGGTGTTTTCCTTAGGAtgctttaatttttgtttattttataatgtacCTATTGAgaaaattgttataataatatataaatatattttaactgtaactaatatttgataaatatttattgaaatatttacGGATGTCTATTATTGCCTACACATTTCCTGTATAGTATTGAAAGTTAAATATCTTAAGGATATCCTAGAAAATGAATaactaataaaatttatcctctatgtttatatatatatatatatatatatacatatacaaattattttattttaagatagctaataattacaatatgCGAGATTTATTATTCTGATTAAAttgtgtaaaaatatatataaaacgtCTAATGAGGAACTCAAAATTgcataatatgtaataaaataagataaaaaaaatatttttttgatgcaggattagaataaatatatgaacatattcACTTTAGGGTTTTATATCTTTCACTTgtaattgtattttatttgtttatccGTTCaactaataaaaagaatgtgcacataattttatatgcacTTTCAATGAATTATCTAATGGAAATTTAACCGTAAATATTGCATATGattattctaaaaatattaatgtatacaCGAAAGATGTTTATTTAAACc contains:
- the PmUG01_03032900 gene encoding Plasmodium exported protein, unknown function, producing MEQRIKFIFFIKISVFILSYWICQFYSVMINFNKFLDEYYFCRKLNTRIYRLLGNYKKYIYSYIGDLELNIPYNTKKKNEKLLTIDNHKLDKEKRETLHRCLLFKEKLIKRLMKNKCTMLHKSYNHYEKKIMNGLDDKYFFKKMILINDMDYEKLKRKKYKLRIFLLLLLFILVLSIPIIDLSLGNFKDIGGLLNKLCSLLGYSGNQVESPGPTLDGFDGFLSLTCKLKNFTGIKIFGILTYCLPILILGILIIRGIFYYYNNVIKHKKIKFLEEFNEW
- the PmUG01_03033000 gene encoding fam-l protein, with the protein product MIKQKIMVFLFIKILTFILLPWICLFCNDISSLNKNLVEKCSLSRKLHSRNYRLLAKYKQDKDSIIENFKEEVPNNELKEKKIISNIKKGTNKKDKQSCKSSLDIKKHNRNVEKNKCGIPKTKKYFDFEKKIFKKLNYEDYVKNIRIIENKEYKELTRKKRRIRTALLLLFFFVLILPILDLSLEKITDGGLLGLLGLLSPIGSADARGTLGVEGHLVTLLSEGTWGNIKKIYLSTLFFYGIPFLLFVIIFILGMVYYYKKVIKYENIKFTKRLNKK